Below is a window of Camelina sativa cultivar DH55 chromosome 11, Cs, whole genome shotgun sequence DNA.
ATCTCAATCTCTGTAGAAGAAAAATGACGTAATGAAACATACAAGACAAAAACTATACATGTCTTGATGACTTTAGAGTTCTAAAAAAAGTGCTGATAGAAGAACATCAGACCGCATTGAGAGAAGTTAGTTACCTTTCTTGCAGCCATTAATCCTCACCATCTCCAGTTTCTCGAGAAACTCAGTATCACCACAATACTTAAGGACTTACAGTCCCCAAAGTAGCAACTTCCTGcacccaaaaaatatttgtaagaacACAGTTAAACAACACAGATGGAAAGAGTAGAGAGTTGTACAAAACATTTACATGGCGGAGCAGTATTTTCATCAGTAGTAAGTCCCTTGAGAAGGTTCCGTCTGTTCTGTCACTCCCTTGAATGAGGGTGTGAGATGGGCTTAGCGAGTTGTCAACTGCAATAGACACATTgctaaagaagaaacataacaaaCTGCACAAATCAGCCCCAATTAAAAGTAGAAAGATTCAGACTTTTAACATTCATACTCTTCATCTAAAACCCAGCAGAACCTTGTACAAATACCAATCCTAGCTAAGGTACTAATATGaggaaaaacaacaaaaacaagccTACCTTTTCTTCTCCAGCTCCAGCCTCTGTATaccatacaaacaaaatcaataataattcaaacatAAGAATCCACACAACAATGAAGGcataaaaagcaaaaagtagTAGGACTTAAATCCGTTGAATAAGATTCAGAAAAATGTCAAAGGAGAAACATTCACCTAGAGGAACTATTAAAGGCTAAGTATTTAACCCTAGAACCGAATCACcaagatgaaaaaaagaaaggtacaCACGAAGCTTCCATTTCACAGAATCACCactgaaatatataaaaaaaagactctAACTTTGTTTccttgagaagagagagagagagagagaaccgtgagagagaagggaagaagaaggcGTGGAGGCCCTGTAAGAAGCCATCAGAATCAGTCTCCGATCCAGAATCTGAATCGGAGGGAAGCGGAAGCGACATCGGTGGTTTTGTTTTCACTCTGTCATCGATGTTCGAAAGGCGACAAAGGTTTGTTGGTGTGTTGTTGTCTCCGTGGTGGTGGCGACGGAAGTTGAGAGGCGATGGAGGATGGGAATCGATTTTCTGAgaaaatgagatattttttttttgccaaatatttttttaagtgtttggtccgagtgagagagagtggcggaaaaaacaaaattttagctGAGTGTTTTGCCTACAAATGATTTTTCAGTTATTGTAGTgatttttggtgatttttgggTTCCCACTTATTGAAAATTTTCCCCAACACTAATCCAATGCTACAATAGAGCTCACAATCTATTTTGGCACTTTTAGTAGCAATTACTGAATTAGTGCTACAAAGAACTGCTACCAAAACCCAAATTTGTTGTAGTGTATATAGAACACATAAAaaattcttgcatttgcattgaGGTAAAAAAGCTTCGTCTCCCATAAGCACAAAAACATCTTTTGCGTCATTAAACATGCACAAAACTAGTTTAATTTAAACCAAGAGCCTAATTTCAATAACAGATTATTTAGAATTTATCATGaatttatagtgatttataGATACAACAAAGTCGAGCTTTCATATTACCAAATACCAACTAGAATAAATACCaaagaaaaggaacaaaaaaaagcacCAAACAGAAAATATGTCTGATCAAATACCTAAAACAAAGCTAAACCGAGTTTCGATGGCACAGAAACTCTATTACTGCTAACAAAACTCCACTAACTAGGCATGTTCATATTTGCTTAAAAACATTtgaatattctttaaaaatcaGAGTTGTATTCTCTCACTACACTTTTGTTAATTAATCCAAAATTGCCAAAGTAAAATATTAATAGCCAATAATTAAAAGAGCAAATTTAGGGAACAAACATGCGCACAAAGTTTTCAAACATCACCATGATGATTACAATGCACATGTACACCACAAAACACTCTTTTTATTACTTTACTAATTTACCATAAACACTTTTCATGATCCCTTTTCTACCCgtaccttctttttttcttctttctaattttatacttcctccgtttcaaaatataagatattttagaaaaaaattttgttttataatataggatattttcaagtttctatgcaacttttagattaatttagtattttatattatgcagtattgtttctaattggttgaacttgttaaaaataaaactttttaatctacatgctttagttaaaacatcctatattttgaaacggagggagtatttattCCTCTTGAAAAtagtaattctttttttttttgaaataaagttttcttgaaacgacacaaaaatgaaaaattctaAAACGTACACACATAATCAAGCACGTGGCATTTTTGTGTGGTTATGATGTAGGAATAATTTGAATTTCATTGAGATTTGtcacacaaagaaaaagaaaaaaaaaagcttcaagtCAATGTAGAAAAAGACGAAAAAAATACTATCAATGAGATCAAAGGAACACTCAAAAAATCTCTTTCTTCCGCACATGTCTGACACTCTCATAGGCGTAAATCGCTCTGTCAAATATCTCCCTGACCAAAAGAGACAGAGTTGCCTCCACGTTTGTCCAGACAAGACTCACGCTCTCTGTCAAATATCTCCCTTTCACCACATTCCCTTCTCTCTTTTCCCACTTTAACCTCTTTTGCTTAAACTGCTTCCCAACTTCGAATCTTCCGGGTGAATaaaaaaagttgcaaagtttggAACTTTCTACACTTTGTTCTGCTCTGAATTGCGCGTGTAGCTTCATTTCGGCTTAGAGTTCGAGTTTTTACTTCTGGGTTTCGGAATTGAGAAATTaggtttggtttttcttttgagtAGGTTTGACTTGAGGTTGCAGAATTAGGGAATTGAATCTGATTTGTGGAAttagggtttgtttgtttgtttgttcataaagcttcaatttttttgaaatggaTCGATAACGAGAAAAGTTTATTGCTTTAGATTCGTTATTCGAAATGAGTTTGATTCCTCCTTTACCGATTTTATCACCACCGCCGTCTAATTCTTCAACCACCGCACCTCCTCCGTTACCGTCTCAGCCCACCACTCCATCTGCTCCACCTCCGGTTTCAATTACACCACCTCCTTCTCCGCCGCAATCACCTCCACCGGTAGTATCATCATCGCCACCGCCACCGGTTGTTTCATTATCACCTccgccttcttcttctccaccaccGTCACCTCCTACCGTCACTTCGCCTCCTCCCACCGTTTCTTCTTCCCCTCGACCTCCTGTAGTGGTTGCTTCACCTCCTCCATCAACTCCAACGACAACACCACCAGCTCCTCCGCAAACTGTCtcacctcctccacctcctgATGATTCTCCCTCACCTCCggcaccaacaacaacaacaactcctcCGCCTAAACCTTCTCCTTCACCTCCGGGAGAAACACCTTCACCGCCTAAACCTTCTCCGTCAACTCCATCTACAACCACatctccacctcctcctccagcTACCTCTACTTCTCCTCCGGCTTCAAATCCGACTGATCCTTCTACTTTAGCTCCTCCTCCAACTCCATTACCTGTTGTTCCAAGAGAGAAACCAATTGCTAAACCAACTGGACCAGCGTCAAACAATGGAAACAACACTGTGCAGTCTGATTCTTCGCCTAGGGGTGGAGTTGGTACTGGTGGTATTGCAGCTATTGGAGTGATTGTGGGATTGGTTTTCCTTAGTCTTTTTGTGTTGGGTGTGTGGTTTACTCGTAAACGTAAGCGAAAGGACCCTGGCACCTTTGTTGGATATACTATGCCTCCTTCCGCTTATTCATCTCCTCAAGGCTCAGGTAAATATAACACATAAGTACACACCTCAGGTTCTGTAACGGCATTGTCTATCTAAAATTCTTTTGCATTTAGAATACGGTTAGAAACTTAAGTCCTTTCGTATATTTACAGCTCGAGAACTGTTGAGAGAAGTGTGTATAGAGTGTTGTGTTGTAAGTAAAACGGTTTCAGAAGCCTAATGAGCATAGAACACTCACTGAGTTTTGGATGCTGTGTTTCTGTGTCTTGTCTGTAGAATGTGTATTGAGTGTTTTTAATTGATCAGTTTCAGAACTTATAAGCATGAAAATCTCGCTGAGTTTTGGCTGCTGATTTTGCTTAATGACTTGACCGATCTGGATCTGATCACACGTCTCTACTGTATTTAGCGTCTGATGTGTGTTTCTGTATCTTGTCTGTACAGTGTTGTGCTTTATACTTTCACCCTAGGATAGAAAACCATATATGTAAGTATGTAACTACATAAGAAGCTATTTGATACATGCTATAATTAAAAAAGGACGAGAACGACCCTTATCAATTGTGTAGGTTGGTAGATTGTCTCTGTGCTAATCATCAAATGCATGAACCAAGACATCCatgatttctctttcttatttgaTTAACGCATTATCAAGTTGTTTATTAACTGGAAACTCGTGTTGACAGATGTAGTGCTATTCAACTCGCATTCTTCAGCTCCTCCTAAAATGCGAAGCCATTCGGGTAACGATTACATGTATGCGTCGTCTGATTCAGGAATGGTTAGCAACCAAAGATCATGGTTTTCATATGATGAATTATCTCAAGTCACAAGTGGGTTCTCTGAGAAGAATCTTCTCGGTGAAGGAGGGTTTGGCTGTGTATACAAAGGCGTTCTTGCAGATGGTAGGGAAGTGGCAGTTAAACAGTTGAAGATTGGTGGAAGtcaaggagagagagagttcaaaGCAGAAGTTGAAATCATTTCTCGGGTTCATCACCGCCATTTGGTTACACTAGTTGGTTATTGCATCTCGGAGCAACATAGGTTGCTTGTATATGATTATGTACCTAACAACACTCTCCATTATCATCTCCATGGTACATGCCTGATCTTCTTAAACCATAAACTTATCTTTTTTATAACTACATAAACTTCAATGCCTGTGTCTTCACAGCTCCAGGAAGACCAGTTATGACTTGGGAAACTCGGGTAAGGGTCGCTGCTGGTGCAGCTCGTGGAATCGCATACTTACATGAAGACTGTAAGTTTTTACTGctgcttttgattttgataatgCTCTTAATTTTGATTCGTTCTTATGTTCTGCTTCTCGCTTTGGCAGGTCATCCCCGCATTATTCACCGTGACATTAAATCATCCAACATACTTTTAGATAACAGCTTTGAAGCCTTGGTACCATCATATTAGCTTTATTCTAGTCATCAAACAGTCTTTGTTTCACCTCGCTGAACTCAAAGTTTTTTCACAGGTTGCGGATTTTGGTCTTGCTAAAATAGCACAAGAACTGGATTTAAACACACACGTCTCTACACGTGTAATGGGAACCTTTGGGTGTGTTTGTATTGCACTATTTATTAGAATGTTCTCTGTGTGCAAATCAACTACTCACAGAAGAACTAACCTATTTATAACTGTTGAATTTTCTTAGGTACATGGCTCCTGAATATGCAACAAGTGGAAAGCTGTCTGAAAAAGCGGATGTGTACTCGTATGGGGTAATACTGTTGGAGCTTATAACTGGCCGCAAACCTGTAGATACGTCTCAGCCACTTGGTGATGAGAGCCTTGTTGAGTGGGTAAGCTCTAAGTAGAATATAAATTGCAGAGTGGTGACCTGATATTTCTTGAATTTCCATGATTTGATAAGTGTCCTTTTAACCCCCTCTGGTTGAAAAACTCTTTCCAGGCAAGGCCCTTGCTTAGTCAAGCAATCGAAAAGGAAGAATTTGACGAACTAGTCGATCCGAGGCTAAGGAACAACTTCATCCCAGGAGAGATGTTCAGAATGGTAGAAGCTGCGGCTGCATGTGTCCGCCACTCAGCTGCAAAAAGACCAAAGATGAGCCAAGTGGTGAGAGCTTTAGACACACTTGAAGAAGCAACGGACATAACGAACGGAATGAGACCAGGACAGAGCCAAGTGTTTGACTCGAGACAACAATCTGCTCAGATAAGGATGTTTCAAAGAATGGCTTTTGGTAGTCAAGATTATAGTTCTGACTTCTTTGATCGGTCACAGTCACATAGTAGCTGGGGAAGTCGTGACCAGTCCAGATTTGTACCTTAGTAGTTTTAATGGTTTTAtgcctctttttctttttcccttaaaaCATGTCCTTCTTGTATattcttttgcatgatttaatgtatctgtaaaaatatatacatacacataaaCTTAATAGTCTATTGATTCAAACCCTCAGTTCAAAACAAGTTGACATGTGGTTGAAGCTCGGGGAGAAAATGCCAACTCCTTTAACATGTCAAGTGTTAAAAACAAACTTGGTGGAGACGAGATTGTTACCACCTTTATGTGGCAAGCGTTTTCTAAGATATAAACCATAACGTCTCTCTCTTGTGGTGTTCCTAAGTATCCCGACCAGTTGAAAATTTGTAGACTGGACAACAAGCATTTAGGAACAGGACTCGGTCGATTCCAGCAAACCATACAATCATGCTCCTGATCATCCTCATGTTCCTAACACCAAACAGAAGAATTGGATTAAAACCGTATCAGACAACCAAAAGAGCAGTAGTTTATCGAAGAAGCTTACTTCATCAAGGAAGATGTTTAATACTCGTAAGTTAGGAGAATCCTTAAGCAACTGGCCAAGGAGATTCAACGAACCCTCTTTGCACACACATAGGTTCAGATGCTCGAGCTGGTTGAAAATAAAACCATCACCGTACACATCCTGcccacaaaatcaaaattattaaaagagtattctataaattaatgaGATTAACAACTTGTTGATAAATCGAAACTAAATTACCTGGGAACATATTCTAAGACGCTTGACAAATGTGATTGATCTAATAAGACACTTTAGATCAGGGAATTCAAAAACACTGACAAATGCTTCCCTCAGCTTAGGCATATTCTTAATAAAACAATGGTGTTGAAAATAATTCCAATCCTCAAGTTTCAGATAGTTCAAAGAAGGAGTATCTATCACATACCCATCTACAAGCAAGTTCTTAGCTATAAAGATACATAAACTCTGTAAAGACGGGACGATAATAGTGAACTCTTTGATATCGTTACCCTCATAGAAAAACAATGACAGGTCTTCGAGAACATGACACATAGATAGAAGCTCTTGAAGAGATTTCCCATCTACTAGTTTCACATCTTCAAGTTGCAAAGTTCTGAGAGAGGGGAGACAAACCATAGAGGGAACATCCATAAGAACCATGTCTTTGAGTTTCAAGATCACAAGCGATTTGCAGCTAAACAAGCTACTCGGGAAAATGTTTCCATTCGCCAAGTTATAAGAAATTTGCAGCTCACGTACATGGCGAGAAACTACAATCTCAACCCACTTTCTAATATATTTGGGTTTAATATCCTTACCGAATAAGTTGAGACACAAGCTTTCTATGACCGGGGCTCTATGTAATGGCAGCTTCTTGTCAATAAAATTACGAAGGCCTCGGTTACTGTAATTAATTAACCCCCTCTTAGTTTTGTAGTTGAGTTTAGGCAACCACATCCAAAGAAACTCCCAATGCTTAGATAAAATGCTAGTGGACACAGCTTTTTTAGTGGGAAGAAACGATAATATCTTAACGAGCAAGTCATCATGCAATGCACTGATTTCGTCCATACCAAGATACTGGTACTAAAAagagaacaacaccacaaattCAATAAGGTTCCCTTTTAAGCCCTAGCAAACGAACTGACAAGAGAAAACACAGAACACAGCACACTGGAATGgacaaaaaccctagaaaaaaacaCCATGAGAGTTCTAGTGGGCCTGCACGTGGCCCAAGCTTCATGTGAACTCTTTTATAAAATgaagactaattttttttttaatctaatgttaaattatattcaaaagaaaaataattttttttgtacatcGTAAATTCAGAACTGTTTggaaactttattttaaaaaatagaaagaacagTTTGAATAAGATCTGGCTGCAAACCAGATTTGAATGCGAGTGTCTCCTCTCTCCCCAAGAGTGCTCATGCGGTTACAGACATTCTTTTCGATCAGTTTTACCAGCTTTTCCGTTGTTGATGGAGTGTCCCCATGGCATCTATCGTTTCTTTCTCTCCACAGATAATGTACAGTGTTTTGATAAGTATAACCCAAGAGAAACCTTATTGTAGTATCCAGTACATTTCCCACAAGTGAAGATACAACCTCTTTCCAGCAAGCCGTGAAATTGTGTAACAGAATTCCTTTCACTAGTGCCTCCCACACCTGCTGTGAAAAGGACATTCAAAAAACAAGTGCTCCGTTGTCTCAAGTGGGTGACTGCAGAACACACAACTTGGATTAACATTTGAGTTCCATAGTAACATCCTTTCCCCTATTGCTAATCGGTTTTTTTGCCAACAACCACGTAATGAAGGCCTACTTAGGAGTAGCGTGTGGAAACCAGATCGCTTGGTAGCCCTGCATTATTGGGTGAGTAGTGGGAATATTCAACCATGTAGTCTTCGTATTGAACCGCTTATGGTAGCTGTCATTCTTCCCTTTCCATAGAGCCACATCCTCTTTTTGGgtctcactacaagaaaacaggcggTTAGCGACTACACTATTAGTCGCTTTGTAGTCGTAAAAACTGTGTTTACGACCAAATAGCGACTAACTCAAGCAGTCGGAGATCGAGAGTCGCTAATTTATGTAGAAGTATATATAGTCGTCTTTTAGTGACTACTTTACGACCAAAACTTGTAGTCATCATATGGTCATAAAGTCGTCGTCTCGTAGTCATTAAAGTAGTGTCTGTTTTACGACTATAGTGTGATTAATTAGCACAAGCAAATGGTCTTCTTACTGTTGTCGGTTGTTAGTCGTATAATTGTGGTGACAAATTGGCGACTAAGTAATGACTGAGTGTTTAGTAGTCGCTATATAGTCACTTACCTTAGTGACTATTTAGaaactacattacgactatttgGCCACCGATGTTGATTTCAGAATCTGTATGTTACGACTATTTGGCCACTGATGTTGATTTCAGAATTTGAATGTTGCATATACTAATTTCCCTTTATCCTCTTCCTTTCATTCTTGTATACCAATTTAAATTGAAAGTTTCGAATTTGGAAAGACATAATATCGAAATATTGAAATACACGGTACATGTTCAAGTTACAGAAATAAAAAAGGTCATAAACACAATCTGAAAGTGGCAACGAGTTCATCCAAAAGAGTGAGAGATAGAGTTCATCCGAAAAGAGTGAGATAGAGTTCATCCGAAAAGAGTAAGATTGAGTTCATCCAAAAAGAGTTAAGACAGAGAAACCTATTAAGCAGCAGTTGATGGAGTTGGAGTTGCATCATTTTGGGGAAGAGGTTCTGTGGTTGTCTCTTTAGCTGAATGGCTTGCAACAAAATTCTGAAACCGCAGATCACATTCCCTCAGAAAATCCTGGACGATGGAGAATTGGTCAATCTTGTCCTTTTGGGCAGCAATAACTTTGGATTGCTCAGCTTCACGTGCAACTATTTCTGCATCACGCCTATGCAGTTGAGCTATCATGTGTTGAGCTTCCTTCAACTATTCTTAGAGAGCCATAAAGGTAGAAGAGCCACATGCTTGCTTATGCTTTCCATTGACAAGGCAGTCCTagaggcttccaactccataagGTGTTCCTCTTGAATCCTTAGCAGTGgacttgaaaataagagaaaagttaAGATTAGAGGATGACAAATTAAACTCCAAGACTATAAATGAGTATTGANttggttttttaaaaaagttacctCAAGGAAAATTTCTGTATATTCTTCTGTTGTGAGGTCCCGTGGCCGTGATTCTCCATCTGACACAGCAAAAGACTCTGCCTCGAGctgagacaacctctcttgAACAGTCTTCTCATAAGTTTCTGCAATCTTCTCTGCCTTCCGATCAACATATGTACTATCAGGATTTGTATGTGCCTTGataaaaacctcaccaagtcggacttctcttcc
It encodes the following:
- the LOC104724219 gene encoding proline-rich receptor-like protein kinase PERK8, with translation MSLIPPLPILSPPPSNSSTTAPPPLPSQPTTPSAPPPVSITPPPSPPQSPPPVVSSSPPPPVVSLSPPPSSSPPPSPPTVTSPPPTVSSSPRPPVVVASPPPSTPTTTPPAPPQTVSPPPPPDDSPSPPAPTTTTTPPPKPSPSPPGETPSPPKPSPSTPSTTTSPPPPPATSTSPPASNPTDPSTLAPPPTPLPVVPREKPIAKPTGPASNNGNNTVQSDSSPRGGVGTGGIAAIGVIVGLVFLSLFVLGVWFTRKRKRKDPGTFVGYTMPPSAYSSPQGSDVVLFNSHSSAPPKMRSHSGNDYMYASSDSGMVSNQRSWFSYDELSQVTSGFSEKNLLGEGGFGCVYKGVLADGREVAVKQLKIGGSQGEREFKAEVEIISRVHHRHLVTLVGYCISEQHRLLVYDYVPNNTLHYHLHAPGRPVMTWETRVRVAAGAARGIAYLHEDCHPRIIHRDIKSSNILLDNSFEALVADFGLAKIAQELDLNTHVSTRVMGTFGYMAPEYATSGKLSEKADVYSYGVILLELITGRKPVDTSQPLGDESLVEWARPLLSQAIEKEEFDELVDPRLRNNFIPGEMFRMVEAAAACVRHSAAKRPKMSQVVRALDTLEEATDITNGMRPGQSQVFDSRQQSAQIRMFQRMAFGSQDYSSDFFDRSQSHSSWGSRDQSRFVP
- the LOC104728317 gene encoding FBD-associated F-box protein At5g38590-like, which codes for MDEISALHDDLLVKILSFLPTKKAVSTSILSKHWEFLWMWLPKLNYKTKRGLINYSNRGLRNFIDKKLPLHRAPVIESLCLNLFGKDIKPKYIRKWVEIVVSRHVRELQISYNLANGNIFPSSLFSCKSLVILKLKDMVLMDVPSMVCLPSLRTLQLEDVKLVDGKSLQELLSMCHVLEDLSLFFYEGNDIKEFTIIVPSLQSLCIFIAKNLLVDGYVIDTPSLNYLKLEDWNYFQHHCFIKNMPKLREAFVSVFEFPDLKCLIRSITFVKRLRICSQDVYGDGFIFNQLEHLNLCVCKEGSLNLLGQLLKDSPNLRVLNIFLDEEHEDDQEHDCMVCWNRPSPVPKCLLSSLQIFNWSGYLGTPQERDVMVYILENACHIKVVTISSPPSLFLTLDMLKELAFSPRASTTCQLVLN
- the LOC109127340 gene encoding uncharacterized protein LOC109127340 is translated as MVSTVRTSRIQPNWIGDTLWVTMEDYWDTEEAQERSKTYSDARMSDRNGLGPHVHLSGPKSYRQLQDEMVEELGREVRLGEVFIKAHTNPDSTYVDRKAEKIAETYEKTVQERLSQLEAESFAVSDGESRPRDLTTEEYTEIFLELKEAQHMIAQLHRRDAEIVAREAEQSKVIAAQKDKIDQFSIVQDFLRECDLRFQNFVASHSAKETTTEPLPQNDATPTPSTAA